In Fodinibius saliphilus, the sequence GGTCACAGCCGATATGTTTTTTGGTCGTTGGGATACGCCCATATTACGGAAAGCCCTGGAATTTGGGATCCCCTTTATTCCGGCTGGCCTCGGATTTGTTATTAATGAAATGCTCGATCGCTTTTTCTTGGGTAACTATATGTCGCAGGAGACAGTAACCCAGCTATATGGGCCCGAATTGGTACCCGACGATATTGTAGGAATATATAGTGCCTGTTATAAACTTTCGGTCTTTATGTTGTTGCTGGTGCAGATGTTTCGCATGGCTTGGCAGCCCTTCTTTTTACGTAATGCTGATGACCCGGAAGCCCCGGGATTATTCAAAGACGTTTTTCGCTACTACAATGCCATAGCAGGTATCTGTTTCTTGATTGTAGCTCTTTTTGCCGAATATATTGTTCAGATAAAAGTACCGTTAATGGATGCATATATTGTTGGCAAGCAGTATTGGGCCGGACTCAGTATTGTGCCGGTCCTGTTGGGAGCCTACTGGTTTCATGGTTGGTATATGAATTTTACAGCAGGAATCTTCATTAAAGAAAAAACAAAAATACTGCCCGTTATTACCTTGGTTGGGGCAGGGATTACAATTTTGGCTAACCTCTTCTTAATCCCGGTTTATGGCATGATGGGGTCTGCTACTGCCACGCTCATTAGCTATGGTGTTATGGCGATGTTCTTATACTACAAAAGTACACAGGTATATCCGGTTAACTATCAGATTATTCGTACATCTTTAATGATGGGTATTGCTGCAGCCGCAATTTATTTTCTGCCGATGGCAACAGAATGGTTCCAATCGGAATGGACAGGTCGCTTTATGATGTTATCATTAGGCAGTGCAGGAATACTTTTGTTATCGATTCCATGTTCAATCAGCACACGCTTATGGTTTTTGCATAATAGATAATTATTTTTTGGATCGCCATCCTGCTACTGACCAAAAATTATTTCGAAATAATTAAGGAATTATTAAGGGGTTATTATTATGGAAGGTAAAGTGGGTATTTATGTAGATGCGGTAAATGTAACAATGAATGGAGGCTTTGGGCTTCGATACGATATTCTACGGAAGTTTGCTTGTCGTGACGGTTCTATTCCTGCCCGAATGAATGTATATCTTGCCTATGATGAAGATCGGGCAGAAGAGGATGAATCGTATCGTAATAAAACAGCTCGTTTTAGCGAAGTACTTCGTGATTTTGAGTATAAAGTGATTGAGAGACCCGTTCAGTATTACGAGGATGAAGAGACCGAAGAGGTTATCACCCAATCTACTGTAGATATGGATATGGCAGTAGATATGTTGATGCAGGCCGATCATCTTGATAAGCTTATTTTACTTACCAACAATGCCAGCTATGAGAGCGTAGTGAATGCTGTACAGGATAAAGGCTTACGTGTTGAGGTTATTGGATTTGATGATATGGCTGAAGACCTTAAAAAAGCTGCCGATATGTATATCTCGGGTTATCTCATCCCGGGGTTGCTTCCCATTGAATCACCATATGCATGGGGCAAAACAGGTTCACGCGTACGGGGCGTATGTTATGACTTTTCACATAA encodes:
- a CDS encoding lipopolysaccharide biosynthesis protein, encoding MKKLKELFSDSLVYGISNVLARFIGYLLVPLHTGAFLPSQYGVVSLVYAGLAFLNVVFTFGMESGYLRYAKDRDKAKDIFTTLQMGLGALSTLLVILLMLLAPLIMPTMNLVETGHENLFWLMLGILWFDTMVLVPFAELRLDRRKWLFALLKTGNIVVNVGLQFYLILELNWGIDSVFFASFLASAITALVIWMVTADMFFGRWDTPILRKALEFGIPFIPAGLGFVINEMLDRFFLGNYMSQETVTQLYGPELVPDDIVGIYSACYKLSVFMLLLVQMFRMAWQPFFLRNADDPEAPGLFKDVFRYYNAIAGICFLIVALFAEYIVQIKVPLMDAYIVGKQYWAGLSIVPVLLGAYWFHGWYMNFTAGIFIKEKTKILPVITLVGAGITILANLFLIPVYGMMGSATATLISYGVMAMFLYYKSTQVYPVNYQIIRTSLMMGIAAAAIYFLPMATEWFQSEWTGRFMMLSLGSAGILLLSIPCSISTRLWFLHNR
- a CDS encoding NYN domain-containing protein, with translation MEGKVGIYVDAVNVTMNGGFGLRYDILRKFACRDGSIPARMNVYLAYDEDRAEEDESYRNKTARFSEVLRDFEYKVIERPVQYYEDEETEEVITQSTVDMDMAVDMLMQADHLDKLILLTNNASYESVVNAVQDKGLRVEVIGFDDMAEDLKKAADMYISGYLIPGLLPIESPYAWGKTGSRVRGVCYDFSHNDGYGFLRFLVKMNENLWITDSRFDESPYNTVFAHISQFEENFDTSFLPSRDLIFEFDLVENDKGLVAEDIVLVSAP